One part of the Ranitomeya imitator isolate aRanImi1 chromosome 10, aRanImi1.pri, whole genome shotgun sequence genome encodes these proteins:
- the LOC138652072 gene encoding sarcoplasmic reticulum histidine-rich calcium-binding protein-like isoform X2 yields the protein MASQKVWLLCLLVTAICSFHVNLLPGVQGQAQGAVKDDDDDDDDDKAHVDHDVDDDDDDDDDDDDDDDDDDDDDDDGDNKDDDDDDDDDDDDKDDDDDDDDDKDDDDDDDDDDKDDDDDDDDDDDDDDDDDDDDDKDDDDDDDKDDEDDDDDDDDDDDDDDDDDDDDDDDDDDDDDDDDDDDDDDQIVKKQEEDDDDDDDDDDDDDDDDNDDDDDDDDDDDDDDDKDKKQEADDDDDDDDDDDDDDDEDDDDDDDDDDDDDDDDEDEYKDGSLCHYCAFCKHCGDCDKCPCKEKDKSEHCKNCEYCQFCYVCPVICETACKPGSYIDELSGALYK from the exons ATGGCCTCACAGAAAGTGTGGCTGCTGTGCCTTCTAGTCACTGCGATTTGCTCCTTCCATGTGAATTTACTGCCGGGGGTCCAAGGGCAGGCCCAAGGTGCAGtgaaagatgatgatgatgacgatgacgATGATAAAGCTCATGTAGATCATgacgtggatgatgatgatgatgatgatgatgacgatgatgatgacgatgatgatgatgatgacgacgaTGATGATGGAGACAATAAAGACgacgacgatgatgatgatgacgacgacgatgataaagatgatgatgacgacgatgatgatgataaagatgatgatgatgacgacgacgacgatgataaagatgatgatgatgacgacgaTGATGACGAtgacgatgatgacgacgacgatgacgacgATGATAAAGATGATGACGACGATGATGATAAGGATGATGAAGAcgacgatgatgacgacgacgatgatgatgacgacgacgatgatgatgacgacgatgatgatgacgacgatgatgacgacgacgatgatgacgacgacgatgacgacgATGATCAAATAGTAAAAAAGCAGGAAgaggatgacgacgacgatgatgacgacgacgatgatgaTGACGACGATGACAATGATgacgacgatgatgatgatgatgatgatgatgatgatgatgacaaggACAAAAAGCAGGAAGCtgatgatgatgacgacgacgacgatgatgatgatgatgatgatgatgaag atgatgatgatgacgacgatgatgatgacgacgacgatgatgaCGATGAAGATGAATACAAAGATGGATCCCTGTGCCATTACTGTGCATTCTGCAAG cACTGCGGAGACTGTGATAAATGCCCCTGTAAAGAAAAGGATAAGAGCGAGCATTGTAAAAACTGCGAG TATTGCCAGTTTTGCTACGTGTGCCCAGTTATATGTGAGACAGCCTGCAAGCCTG
- the LOC138652072 gene encoding sarcoplasmic reticulum histidine-rich calcium-binding protein-like isoform X1 — protein MASQKVWLLCLLVTAICSFHVNLLPGVQGQAQGAVKDDDDDDDDDKAHVDHDVDDDDDDDDDDDDDDDDDDDDDDDGDNKDDDDDDDDDDDDKDDDDDDDDDKDDDDDDDDDDKDDDDDDDDDDDDDDDDDDDDDKDDDDDDDKDDEDDDDDDDDDDDDDDDDDDDDDDDDDDDDDDDDDDDDDDQIVKKQEEDDDDDDDDDDDDDDDDNDDDDDDDDDDDDDDDKDKKQEADDDDDDDDDDDDDDDEDDDDDDDDDDDDDDDDEDEYKDGSLCHYCAFCKHCGDCDKCPCKEKDKSEHCKNCEYCQFCYVCPVICETACKPGSYIDELSGALYKTVANIFE, from the exons ATGGCCTCACAGAAAGTGTGGCTGCTGTGCCTTCTAGTCACTGCGATTTGCTCCTTCCATGTGAATTTACTGCCGGGGGTCCAAGGGCAGGCCCAAGGTGCAGtgaaagatgatgatgatgacgatgacgATGATAAAGCTCATGTAGATCATgacgtggatgatgatgatgatgatgatgatgacgatgatgatgacgatgatgatgatgatgacgacgaTGATGATGGAGACAATAAAGACgacgacgatgatgatgatgacgacgacgatgataaagatgatgatgacgacgatgatgatgataaagatgatgatgatgacgacgacgacgatgataaagatgatgatgatgacgacgaTGATGACGAtgacgatgatgacgacgacgatgacgacgATGATAAAGATGATGACGACGATGATGATAAGGATGATGAAGAcgacgatgatgacgacgacgatgatgatgacgacgacgatgatgatgacgacgatgatgatgacgacgatgatgacgacgacgatgatgacgacgacgatgacgacgATGATCAAATAGTAAAAAAGCAGGAAgaggatgacgacgacgatgatgacgacgacgatgatgaTGACGACGATGACAATGATgacgacgatgatgatgatgatgatgatgatgatgatgatgacaaggACAAAAAGCAGGAAGCtgatgatgatgacgacgacgacgatgatgatgatgatgatgatgatgaag atgatgatgatgacgacgatgatgatgacgacgacgatgatgaCGATGAAGATGAATACAAAGATGGATCCCTGTGCCATTACTGTGCATTCTGCAAG cACTGCGGAGACTGTGATAAATGCCCCTGTAAAGAAAAGGATAAGAGCGAGCATTGTAAAAACTGCGAG TATTGCCAGTTTTGCTACGTGTGCCCAGTTATATGTGAGACAGCCTGCAAGCCTG